One window of the Endomicrobium proavitum genome contains the following:
- a CDS encoding NAD(+)/NADH kinase → MKYNAGIIYNKLKPNAKKLAFEISAWLKNNKCKPYVCDSHSVKAKKYDFVISVGGDGTMLKVIRTFSPLSVPVKGVNLGSLGFLTDTDANEVFSLLKNILADGIKVEKRVLLAVEFLHNGKKIKTIAANDCVIRSLAGGKLITINANIDKKFTAEYKCDGMILATPTGSTAYSLAASGPIVYPNLPVFILTPISPHTLTQRPMILSDRDVLSFAAKNKNNNGKILLSVDGQENYSLPNGTVVKISMYKKNLKLIKNCSKSYFETLKKKLHWGV, encoded by the coding sequence ATGAAATACAACGCCGGAATTATTTACAACAAATTAAAGCCGAACGCAAAAAAACTTGCGTTTGAAATTTCCGCGTGGCTAAAAAACAATAAATGCAAACCTTACGTTTGCGACTCTCATTCGGTAAAAGCCAAAAAATACGATTTTGTAATTTCCGTAGGCGGCGACGGAACCATGCTTAAAGTTATCCGCACGTTCTCCCCGCTTTCGGTTCCCGTAAAAGGCGTAAACTTAGGCTCTCTCGGATTTTTAACGGACACCGACGCAAACGAAGTTTTTTCGCTTCTAAAAAATATATTGGCCGACGGAATAAAAGTAGAAAAAAGAGTTTTGCTTGCCGTAGAATTTCTTCATAACGGCAAAAAAATTAAAACGATAGCCGCAAACGACTGCGTTATCCGTTCTCTTGCCGGCGGAAAACTTATTACCATTAACGCAAACATAGATAAAAAATTTACCGCAGAATATAAATGCGACGGAATGATACTTGCCACTCCTACGGGCTCAACGGCATACTCGCTTGCGGCTTCAGGGCCTATAGTGTACCCTAATCTGCCGGTGTTTATTCTTACGCCGATATCGCCGCACACTTTAACGCAGCGCCCAATGATACTTTCGGACAGAGACGTTCTTTCTTTTGCGGCTAAAAACAAAAATAACAACGGTAAAATTTTATTGTCCGTGGACGGGCAGGAAAACTACTCTCTTCCAAACGGAACCGTTGTAAAAATTTCAATGTATAAAAAGAATTTAAAACTCATAAAAAACTGCAGCAAATCTTATTTTGAAACTTTAAAGAAAAAACTCCACTGGGGAGTTTAG
- a CDS encoding phenylacetate--CoA ligase family protein yields the protein MFWQKEIETASRKDLQNFQLKNLNETIERAKKSKIYSKQLKDVRTLTDVKQLQNLPFTQKQDLRDGFPYGFLAADLSDVIRMHSSSGTTGNPTVVFHTKKDLDAWSNISARCMFTAGARKTDIFQNTMGYGLFTGGLGFHYGAEKLGMMVIPIGPGNSQRQIWFMKNFQVSAVHILPSYAVRLYHAMKDAGVNPKTDLNLKIFFIGAEPHTEELRREIEGLYGVKAFNSYGLSEVSGPGIAFECQEQNGMHIWEDYVIPEIIDPETLEVLPDGKEGELVLTTISREAMPVIRYRTRDLTKIISEPCPCGRTHRRIARIKGRTDDMMIINGVNIFPVQIEKTIMGIPEASKNYIIEITKKNYMDKLNIKIEINPETFGGTLEGLENLKSKLKIKLKEETGVSPDISFVDRGALPVSEGKVKRVYDLRDK from the coding sequence ATGTTTTGGCAAAAAGAAATTGAAACGGCTTCCCGCAAAGATCTTCAAAACTTCCAGCTTAAAAATCTTAACGAAACAATAGAAAGAGCAAAAAAATCAAAAATATATTCAAAGCAATTAAAAGACGTTCGGACTTTAACGGATGTAAAGCAGCTGCAAAATCTTCCGTTTACGCAAAAGCAGGATTTGCGCGACGGTTTCCCGTATGGTTTTTTAGCGGCAGATTTAAGCGACGTTATTCGCATGCACTCATCTTCCGGAACAACCGGCAACCCCACTGTCGTTTTTCATACTAAAAAAGATTTAGACGCGTGGTCTAATATTTCCGCCAGATGCATGTTTACCGCCGGAGCAAGAAAAACGGATATTTTTCAAAACACTATGGGTTACGGACTTTTTACGGGCGGTCTTGGTTTTCACTACGGCGCAGAAAAGCTTGGCATGATGGTTATTCCCATAGGTCCGGGAAATTCGCAAAGACAAATTTGGTTTATGAAAAATTTTCAGGTTTCGGCTGTTCATATTTTGCCAAGCTACGCTGTAAGACTTTACCACGCAATGAAAGACGCGGGCGTTAACCCGAAAACGGATTTAAATCTTAAAATATTTTTTATAGGCGCCGAGCCGCACACCGAAGAGCTGCGGCGTGAAATTGAAGGTTTGTACGGTGTTAAAGCGTTTAACTCTTACGGTCTTTCCGAAGTAAGCGGGCCGGGAATAGCTTTTGAATGCCAGGAGCAAAACGGCATGCACATTTGGGAAGATTACGTAATCCCTGAAATTATAGACCCTGAAACTTTGGAAGTTCTGCCCGACGGCAAAGAAGGAGAACTTGTTCTTACCACAATAAGCCGCGAGGCAATGCCGGTAATAAGATACAGAACTCGCGACCTCACTAAAATTATTTCCGAACCTTGCCCCTGCGGAAGAACGCACAGGCGTATTGCAAGAATAAAAGGAAGAACCGACGATATGATGATTATTAACGGTGTTAATATTTTCCCGGTGCAGATAGAAAAAACCATTATGGGCATTCCCGAAGCCAGCAAAAACTATATAATTGAAATAACAAAGAAAAATTATATGGACAAGCTTAATATTAAAATTGAAATTAATCCCGAAACTTTCGGCGGAACGCTTGAAGGGCTTGAAAATTTAAAATCAAAACTTAAAATAAAATTAAAAGAAGAAACCGGCGTTTCTCCGGATATAAGTTTTGTGGACAGAGGCGCTTTGCCCGTAAGCGAAGGAAAAGTTAAACGAGTTTACGATTTAAGAGATAAATAG
- a CDS encoding sodium:solute symporter family transporter produces the protein MISLILVSVFIIAMIAAGVWGMKKTKTLNDFFIGSRKIGPWISALSYGTAYFSAVIFIGFAGKLGWGYGLNVLWIAIGNAVIGSFLAWIVLGRRTRTMTQNLDVVTMPEFLQERFSGKYFKIIAASVIFLFLLPYAASVFKGLGYLFEVNFNISFDTALLIMVAITAVYLILGGYFAVTITDFIQGFVMLFGAILMVVILVGQAGGLTSSIHQISENYYRDVFSQGAPDYIMLAALIFMTSFGVWGMPQMVQKFYAVKNEKVIKLAAYTTLIFALTISVCAYFTGALTHVFFNAPILGANGAANFDAMIPELLIRFLPEGVMALILLLILSASMSTLSALVLVSASSIAIDLYKGHVNPKVSKASSVFMMRFLTGIFLLISFLIAKYEFSFIITLMSLSWGVIAGGFLAPYVYGLYWKGATRAGAKSAMISGIFLAISLFYILGANNAPLASSIAMIVPFAVVPAVSIFTKKPDAKKIKKAFKGI, from the coding sequence ATGATTTCTTTAATTCTTGTTTCCGTGTTTATTATTGCCATGATTGCCGCCGGCGTTTGGGGTATGAAAAAAACTAAAACTTTAAACGATTTTTTTATCGGCTCAAGAAAAATAGGTCCTTGGATTTCGGCTTTATCTTACGGAACGGCATATTTCAGCGCGGTTATTTTTATAGGCTTTGCGGGCAAGCTCGGCTGGGGATACGGATTAAACGTTTTGTGGATTGCCATAGGCAATGCTGTTATAGGTTCGTTTTTGGCTTGGATTGTTTTAGGAAGAAGAACAAGAACGATGACGCAAAACTTAGATGTCGTCACAATGCCGGAATTTTTGCAGGAGCGTTTCAGCGGAAAGTATTTTAAGATTATTGCGGCATCCGTAATATTTTTATTTTTGCTTCCTTACGCGGCTTCGGTGTTTAAAGGTCTCGGTTATCTTTTTGAGGTTAACTTTAATATTTCTTTTGATACGGCTCTTTTGATAATGGTTGCAATAACTGCCGTTTATCTGATACTTGGCGGATATTTCGCAGTAACAATTACCGATTTTATTCAGGGTTTTGTAATGCTTTTCGGCGCAATTCTTATGGTTGTAATTCTTGTAGGACAAGCCGGGGGGCTTACTTCGTCTATACATCAGATTTCCGAAAATTATTACAGAGACGTGTTTTCTCAAGGCGCGCCGGATTATATTATGCTTGCGGCATTGATTTTTATGACGTCGTTTGGCGTATGGGGCATGCCTCAAATGGTGCAAAAATTTTATGCCGTTAAAAATGAAAAAGTTATTAAACTTGCCGCATACACTACGCTTATATTTGCTCTAACTATTTCCGTATGCGCTTATTTTACGGGAGCTCTCACCCACGTATTTTTTAACGCGCCTATTCTCGGCGCAAACGGCGCAGCAAATTTTGACGCTATGATTCCCGAACTTCTTATCAGGTTTTTACCTGAAGGCGTAATGGCTTTAATTCTGCTTCTTATTTTATCGGCGTCAATGTCAACGCTGTCGGCTTTGGTTTTGGTTTCCGCTTCAAGCATAGCTATAGATTTGTATAAAGGGCATGTAAACCCGAAAGTTTCAAAAGCAAGCTCTGTTTTTATGATGCGTTTTTTGACGGGTATATTTTTATTGATATCTTTCTTAATTGCAAAGTATGAATTTTCATTTATTATAACGCTGATGTCTTTGTCGTGGGGAGTAATCGCCGGCGGATTTTTGGCGCCTTACGTTTACGGCTTATATTGGAAAGGCGCTACGCGCGCGGGCGCAAAGAGCGCAATGATTTCCGGCATATTTTTGGCGATATCTCTGTTTTATATTTTGGGGGCAAATAATGCGCCTTTGGCTTCAAGCATAGCTATGATTGTTCCGTTTGCCGTTGTGCCGGCGGTAAGTATTTTTACAAAAAAACCCGATGCAAAAAAAATTAAGAAAGCGTTTAAAGGGATTTAG